One Persicobacter psychrovividus DNA window includes the following coding sequences:
- the xseB gene encoding exodeoxyribonuclease VII small subunit: MEELNYKTALEKLEGIVHKMENENPEVDELAGMVEEAAGLLKFCKGKLRGAEGQLNKAIEKLNEEEEEQ; this comes from the coding sequence ATGGAAGAATTGAATTACAAAACAGCCTTGGAGAAGCTTGAAGGCATTGTTCACAAAATGGAAAATGAAAATCCCGAAGTAGATGAGCTCGCAGGGATGGTGGAAGAAGCTGCTGGGCTTCTGAAATTTTGTAAAGGAAAACTCCGAGGTGCAGAAGGCCAACTCAATAAAGCCATCGAAAAACTGAACGAAGAGGAAGAAGAACAATAA